In one Winogradskyella sp. MH6 genomic region, the following are encoded:
- a CDS encoding BlaI/MecI/CopY family transcriptional regulator: MKQLTKAEEEIMQALWQLKKANVKSVIEILPEPKPAYNTVSTIVRILESKGFVDYEKEGKGHTYFPIVAKEAYSNQSINKLLDNYFQGSFKSMVSFFVKKNDVDINDIESLLNEINKDK, from the coding sequence ATGAAACAGTTAACTAAAGCAGAAGAAGAAATAATGCAAGCCCTCTGGCAATTAAAAAAAGCCAATGTAAAGTCGGTAATTGAGATACTGCCAGAGCCAAAACCAGCCTATAATACAGTGTCTACAATTGTTAGGATTCTAGAGTCTAAAGGTTTTGTAGATTATGAAAAGGAAGGAAAAGGGCATACCTACTTTCCAATAGTTGCAAAAGAAGCTTACAGTAATCAGTCTATAAATAAGTTGCTAGACAACTATTTTCAAGGCTCTTTTAAGAGTATGGTGTCTTTTTTCGTAAAAAAGAATGATGTAGATATTAATGACATAGAGAGTTTACTAAACGAAATTAACAAAGACAAGTAG